CAGGGACACGTACGCGGCCTCGGGGGGGCCTGGAGAGCGTGGGAGGACTGGAGGGCCTCCTGAGCGTGGACCGGGCCGCCGTCGGCGTCCAGCGGATGATCGAGGGCACGTGGCAGCGCGACGACAGCGGGTTGGAGGCGATCGTCAGACGGTTCGGCCGTCCCGTCTATCTGGTCCAGCGCGACACCGTGGCGGCGACCGCGGACGCACCTGACGGCCGCGCGGAGAGCCAGGTGGTCGCCGCCCGGGTGAACGCCGCCCGGGACCGGCTGAACGGCGTCCTGCCCAGCGTCGGGAGGGTCGATCTGCGCAACCACCGCCTGGACTGGGTGGGCACCGCGTGGATGGTGGCGGAAGGACTCCTCGTCACCAATCGCCACGTGGCGCGGGAGTTCGCGGAGCCGACCCAGGGCGGCTTCGGGTTCCGGGCGAGCCCCATGGCGCGGGTGCACGCCTACGTCGACTGGTACCACGAGCACGGCCGGCAGCAGGAGTCCCGGTTCAAGGTGACCGAAGTGGTCTGGATCGAACCGGACTCGTCACCGTGCGACGCGGCCCTGCTGCGCGTCGCCCCCACGGGCGAGGAGGGCGAGTCCCTGCCCGCACCGATCCCCCTGACGAGCGGTGACGACGGCCTGACCCTGGGGCGTTGGGTGGGAGTCGTCGGCTACCCCGACACCGGCCGGCACGACGACCCCGAGGACCGGCTGCGCATCTTCGACGGCATCTTCGAGTGCAAGCGGATGGCACCCGGGCAGCTCATCTCCTTCCAGGGCGAGCGGTGGATCCACCACGACGCGACGACACTCGGCGGCAACTCCGGATCCGTCGTCGTCGACCTGGACACGGGCCGGGCCCTCGGCCTGCACTTCGCGGGTCTGCCGAAGAAGCGCAACTACGCGGTGCGCGCCCGGGACGTGGCCCGGCTCGTGCGCGAGCGCGCTTCGTGAACGGGGCGCGGCCCGCTCCGGACGCCGGGCTCCAGGCCATCACCGAGCCCACCGCCGGAATGCAGTCGGTCCAGCAGTCCAGGGCGATGCTCACCGAGGCCGAGCAACAGGTCGCCCGGCTGGAGCGCCGCGGGGTCCCGGTGGCCACCGGATTCCTGGTCGGACCCGGCCTGCTGCTCACCGCGGGACATGCCGTACGGCTCGGCCTCGGGGCGTGCGGCGCCGAACCGGTGAGCGGAATGGTGGCCGTCTTCGACCACGGCGCCGACACGGGGCACCCCCTCGCGCGGCACGGTGTGCGGATCCCGCTGGCCGCGCTGCTCGACTCCAGCCCACCCGCCACGGACGACCCGGCGCCGGACGGCGTGCCCACCGAGGAGGACGGCCTCGACTTCGCCCTCGTCCGGCTGGAGCGGCACCCGCCCGACGTGCTGGACCCGGCCGGCGTCCGGCGGCCGAGGGGCTACTACGGGCTGTCCCCCGACGAGTACACCTTCGGCAGCGGCACCCTGAACGTGTTCCACCACTCCCTGCGGCCGGACCCCGATCACGGGCGCAGCAGGCGAGAACGTCTCAGCCCAGACGGCCGACGCCTTCGGTACCAGGGCGCCAACACCCTCGAAGGCTCCTCGGGCAGCCCCGTAGTCACCGGCGACGGCCGCCTCGTGGCCCTGCACCACGGCTACCGGGGCAACGAGAACCAGGCCGTCCCGACCCGGCTCATCGCCGAGCGCGTCCTGGCCGGACCGCATGCCGCGCTGCTGCGCCGCGCCCTCGACGCGCTGCCGCACCACGCGCGGCCGCAGTATCCGGCCGCGGCCGGTGCCACAACTGTCGGCGGGGCCATGGGTGCCCTGCTCGGCCCCTGGCCCGCGCGCTCGGCAGCGGTCGGCCTCGACGGAGAGCCCGTGCGCGCGGCCGACGCCCGGGAGACGGCCGAGCACTTCCGGACGGCCGACCCGCGACGTGCCCTCGGCGTCGACCCGGTCGTGGAGGCCGCCCGAGCGATGGACACGACGGCCGGGGACGGGGCGGCCACCGCGGCCGTGCTGGCAGCGGCCCTGATCCGGGAGGCCGCCGACCGCTGTACGGCGGGCGCCGACCCACGAGAGGTCGCGCGCGGTGCCGTCGAGGCGCTGGCACGGGCCCGTGACGCGTTGTCCGGCCTCGTCGAACCCTGCACCCGGCCGGGCGCCGTCACCCGCGCGGCGACCGCGGACCGGCACCTGGCCGACGCCGTCTCGGCCGCCGCGTCGCTGGCGGGTCCGCACGGCATCCTCGTCTGCGAGCCTGGTGTGACCCGCACGGTCGAGACGCCCGTCGTCCGCCAGGGCCTGCGGCTGCCGGCCGGACACGCGTTCCCGTACACCACCGTCGCGGGAGCCGATCCCTGGACGCGCCGGATCCGGCTCGTACGGCCGTACGTCCTGCTGCTCGACTGTGTGACGGGCGACGGGGAGGCATTCGCCAGGCTGCGCGGCCGGATCGCCGCCGAAGGCAGTCCGCTGCTGATCCTGACCACCGCCGACACCTCTGATCCCCGAGCCGGTCTGCTGCGTGCGCTGGGCGACCCGGCGGACGGTCCCGTGCCGACGGTCGTCCGCGTCGCCTCCGTCGCGAACCGCCACCACCGGCTGCGCGCGCTGGCTCTGCTGACTGGAGCCACCGCCCTCACCGAGGACTCCCAAGTGCTCCCGGGAACCGCCTGGTTCGACGTCCTGGGCCGCGTCGACCTGGCGCTGGTCACCGCGCGAGAGACGGTACTCGTGGGCGGCCACCGGGATCCGGCGGTACTGGACCGATGGATCGCCGCTGCTCCCGCACGCCGCGCCCTGGCCGACTCCGACGACGAACGGGAGGCACTGGACGAACAGCTCGCCTGGCTGACCTCGCGCGCCGTGACCCTGGCCGTCGGCGCGGAGACGGCGGAGGAACTGGCACCGCGTGCGGCCGCCGCGCAGCGGGGCGCCCGGGCGGCCCAGGCCGCGCTGCGCTCGGGCACCGTGCCCGGCGGCGGACACGCGCTGCTCTGTGTCCGCGCCGCGCTCCCGTCCGATTCCGGCTCGGTCGGCACGGACGTCGTACGGGCCGCGCTCGCCGCTCCGTTCCGGCTGCTGGCGTCACGAGCCGGGATCGACCCGGTCGAGATCGAACGGC
This genomic stretch from Streptomyces deccanensis harbors:
- a CDS encoding trypsin-like serine peptidase, whose translation is MGGLEGLLSVDRAAVGVQRMIEGTWQRDDSGLEAIVRRFGRPVYLVQRDTVAATADAPDGRAESQVVAARVNAARDRLNGVLPSVGRVDLRNHRLDWVGTAWMVAEGLLVTNRHVAREFAEPTQGGFGFRASPMARVHAYVDWYHEHGRQQESRFKVTEVVWIEPDSSPCDAALLRVAPTGEEGESLPAPIPLTSGDDGLTLGRWVGVVGYPDTGRHDDPEDRLRIFDGIFECKRMAPGQLISFQGERWIHHDATTLGGNSGSVVVDLDTGRALGLHFAGLPKKRNYAVRARDVARLVRERAS
- a CDS encoding TCP-1/cpn60 chaperonin family protein, whose protein sequence is MNGARPAPDAGLQAITEPTAGMQSVQQSRAMLTEAEQQVARLERRGVPVATGFLVGPGLLLTAGHAVRLGLGACGAEPVSGMVAVFDHGADTGHPLARHGVRIPLAALLDSSPPATDDPAPDGVPTEEDGLDFALVRLERHPPDVLDPAGVRRPRGYYGLSPDEYTFGSGTLNVFHHSLRPDPDHGRSRRERLSPDGRRLRYQGANTLEGSSGSPVVTGDGRLVALHHGYRGNENQAVPTRLIAERVLAGPHAALLRRALDALPHHARPQYPAAAGATTVGGAMGALLGPWPARSAAVGLDGEPVRAADARETAEHFRTADPRRALGVDPVVEAARAMDTTAGDGAATAAVLAAALIREAADRCTAGADPREVARGAVEALARARDALSGLVEPCTRPGAVTRAATADRHLADAVSAAASLAGPHGILVCEPGVTRTVETPVVRQGLRLPAGHAFPYTTVAGADPWTRRIRLVRPYVLLLDCVTGDGEAFARLRGRIAAEGSPLLILTTADTSDPRAGLLRALGDPADGPVPTVVRVASVANRHHRLRALALLTGATALTEDSQVLPGTAWFDVLGRVDLALVTARETVLVGGHRDPAVLDRWIAAAPARRALADSDDEREALDEQLAWLTSRAVTLAVGAETAEELAPRAAAAQRGARAAQAALRSGTVPGGGHALLCVRAALPSDSGSVGTDVVRAALAAPFRLLASRAGIDPVEIERLCAEPDPGRLAQERPFADLDGVRPHGDGPDGEGLDGNGPDGDGPRDAVEILDLALETAGKALVVFLDTV